Proteins co-encoded in one Astatotilapia calliptera chromosome 18, fAstCal1.2, whole genome shotgun sequence genomic window:
- the lamc2 gene encoding laminin subunit gamma-2: MRNGWISLCGLLFAVCAVRATYRYYSIMRCECNGRSQYCLHDALGLHCVDCQGNTEGRNCERCKDGFYLQGAGQSCSPCRCNPTGSVSKSCDSTGRCSCKEGVTGDKCDRCPNGPIGADGCPQSRQPRQESESLTLPCFCYGHSSRCSARSGYSVHKITSTFTTGVEDWKVGTMQGETPADTHFRWSPKHQDVEVISKNSLPVYLYAPDSYLGNQLLSYGQNLSFSLRLDRGVRYPSVNDVILEGGGLRVAASLGDLRSVVPCGQKITYSFRLDERPGSKWRPQLSALQFQTLLQNLTAIKIRATFGDTGRGYLDSVQLVTAQRGDGIPARWVHTCSCPPGHEGEFCQRCAPGFKRRDPADGAFSPCEPCSCRGGSCDPQTGDCYSADETPADQSCSQGFYRDPRRPETCVRCPCADGVSCSLGPGSLEPRCERCPSGTSGPRCDVCQEGYYGDPLGTGGVQRPCIPCHCNGHIDVRVLGSCDRNSGECLKCVNNTKGRHCEDCVRGFYHRQPTDACKPCNCDVQRSESNQCDASGQCRCRPGFEGLRCQRSSCPACFTPIKAKMAAYAAKLRDLESLFSDTDGGLKPANNKEIEAALTDAMEQVDDMMEDAKQLTKVEKRLQDRLSFISKQQLDEEENLLNIKDAAADIKLQQQTYKTKVGEVQKLIEEMKVQLEKAKSDLEFADVPQSDSPLGSNDLSSLVTTATNLANNHQMFADAVERNANKALSDSQQSLTLVRNLMNRENKVKELIGDLKTMYEQTSAQVKGFENQAKRLSSDAIEESKMADGMLKDIANMEQNLPPSLQGATDAMRSRVDGVTEAMDENLAGIDALQQDILRDKAVAEDLLANGKAAQQEYNGLVDRVNVAKADTEGAIKLINSKSDELEDALKTLKGFDQQIAGSKTKADAAIKHLPDIKTTIQQAAGNNNATLSILGDVQDSYDNALENINKLGDVVTGLEGEFASLPAHDNILEEATKLNREATNLKTTAGGVVGDLASELEKAENLHADAQEASLGAGGAYNNARLVSEEVQKTLREVQGLLAKTNQSSAVDLKKVKQLEDSLAGAKKAVEGNLSPRLRNMEEQEAAHMRQLNSINRDIDTILADIANLREILASIPNGCYNSPPIEEA; the protein is encoded by the exons ATGAGGAATGGATGGATTTCACTCTGCGGGCTTCTGTTTGCTGTCTGCGCCGTCCGGGCGACCTACAGATACTACT CGATAATGCGTTGTGAGTGCAATGGGAGATCTCAGTACTGCCTGCACGACGCGTTGGGTTTGCACTGCGTCGACTGTCAGGGAAACACGGAAGGCCGCAACTGCGAGCGCTGCAAGGATGGCTTCTACCTGCAGGGGGCGGGACAGAGCTGCTCGCCCTGCCGCTGCAACCCTACAG GTTCTGTCAGCAAGTCATGTGACAGCACGGGGCGCTGCAGCTGTAAAGAAGGCGTCACAGGAGACAAATGTGACCGCTGCCCCAACGGACCAATCGGAGCTGACGGCTGCCCCCAAAG CCGTCAGCCCAGGCAGGAATCTGAGAGTCTGACTCTGCCGTGTTTCTGTTACGGCCACAGCAGCCGATGTTCAGCACGATCCGGTTACTCGGTCCACAAAATCACCTCCACCTTCACCACCG GTGTGGAGGACTGGAAGGTGGGGACGATGCAAGGTGAGACTCCAGCCGATACTCACTTCCGCTGGTCACCGAAACACCAGGACGTGGAGGTGATCTCCAAAAACAGCCTGCCGGTTTACCTGTATGCCCCAG ACTCTTACCTCGGGAACCAGCTGCTGAGTTACGGCCAGAACCTCTCCTTCTCGCTGCGTTTGGACCGCGGCGTCCGATACCCGTCCGTCAACGACGTGATCCTGGAAGGTGGCGGCTTAAGAGTCGCTGCCTCTCTGGGTGACCTGCGATCTGTGGTCCCCTGTGGTCAGAAGATCACCTACAGCTTCAG ACTGGACGAGCGGCCCGGCAGCAAGTGGAGGCCTCAGCTCTCCGCCCTGCAGTTCCAGACGCTCCTGCAGAACCTCACAGCCATCAAGATCCGAGCCACGTTTGGAGACACCG gaCGTGGCTACCTCGATAGCGTGCAGCTGGTGACTGCGCAGCGTGGAGACGGCATCCCGGCCCGCTGGGTGCACACCTGCAGCTGCCCGCCGGGTCATGAGGGCGAGTTCTGTCAGCGGTGTGCGCCCGGTTTCAAACGCAGAGACCCCGCAGATGGAGCCTTCAGCCCCTGTGAGCcctgcagctgcagaggaggcaGCTGCGACCCGCAAACTGGAGACTGTTACTCTGCCGATGAGACGCCCGCGGATCAGAGCTGTTCCCAGGGCTTCtacagagacccgaggcggccggaGACCTGCGTGAGGTGTCCCTGCGCGGACGGCGTGTCCTGCTCACTGGGTCCTGGTTCTCTGGAGCCTCGCTGTGAGAGGTGCCCATCAGGAACCTCTG GTCCTCGCTGTGACGTTTGTCAGGAAGGTTATTATGGCGACCCCCTGGGTACCGGAGGGGTGCAGCGTCCCTGCATACCCTGCCACTGTAATGGTCACATCGACGTCAGAGTGCTGGGAAGCTGCGACCGCAACAGCGGCGAATGCCTGAAGTGCGTGAACAACACGAAGGGACGGCACTGTGAGGACTGTGTGAGAGGTTTCTACCACAGGCAGCCCACCGACGCCTGCAAAC CGTGTAACTGTGACGTCCAGCGCTCGGAGTCCAATCAATGCGATGCTTCCGGGCAGTGTCGGTGCAGACCGGGCTTCGAGGGTCTGAGGTGCCAACGATCCAGCTGCCCCGCCTGTTTCACCCCCATCAAAGCAAAG ATGGCTGCTTATGCTGCCAAACTGAGGGACCTGGAGTCTTTGTTCTCTGACACGGACGGAGGATTGAAACCAGCTAATAACAAGGAGATAGAGGCCGCTCTGACAGATGCTATGGAGCAGGTGGACGACATGATGGAAGACGCCAAGCAACTCACAA AAGTGGAGAAGAGGCTGCAGGACCGCCTGTCGTTCATCAGCAAGCAGCAGCTGGACGAGGAGGAGAATCTCCTAAACATCAAGGACGCAGCCGCTGACATCAAACTGCAGCAACAGACGTACAAGACGAAGGTGGGGGAGGTCCAGAAGCTGATCGAGGAGATGAAAGTCCAGCTGGAGAAGGCCAAATCTGACCTCGAGTTCGCT GATGTACCTCAGAGCGACTCTCCGCTGGGTTCAAACGACCTGTCTTCGCTGGTGACGACGGCTACCAACCTGGCTAACAA TCATCAGATGTTCGCAGACGCTGTGGAAAGAAACGCTAACAAGGCTCTGAGTGACTCGCAGCAGAGTCTGACTCTGGTCAGAAACCTCATGAACAGAGAGAACAAAGTGAaagagctgattggagacctgAAAACCAT GTATGAACAGACTTCAGCTCAGGTGAAGGGTTTTGAGAACCAAGCCAAACGTCTAAGCAGCGATGCCATAGAGGAGAGCAAAATGGCGGACGGCATGTTGAAAGACATCGCCAACATGGAGCAAAACCTCCCCCCATCTCTGCAG GGGGCGACTGATGCGATGCGTTCCAGGGTGGATGGAGTGACAGAGGCGATGGATGAGAACCTCGCAGGCATTGATGCGCTGCAGCAAGACATACTGAGAGACAAGGCTGTCGCCGAGGACCTGCTGGCCAACGGCAAAGCTGCCCAGCAG GAGTACAACGGCCTCGTGGACAGAGTCAATGTTGCCAAAGCTGACACCGAAGGAGCCATCAAACTCATCAACAGCAAAAGTGATGAGCTAGAAGATGCCCTGAAAACCCTGAAAG GCTTCGACCAGCAGATCGCAGGCAGCAAAACAAAGGCAGACGCTGCCATCAAGCATCTGCCTGACATCAAGACCACCATCCAGCAGGCTGCTGGCAATAATAATGCAACGCTGTCCATCCTGGGAGATGTTCAGGACAGTTATGATAACGCCCTGGAAAACATCAACAAGCTCGGGGACGTGGTCACTGGTCTGGAG GGAGAATTTGCATCTTTGCCGGCTCATGACAATATACTGGAAGAAGCTACCAAACTGAACAGAGAGGCGACTAACCTGAAAACAACGGCGGGAGGCGTTGTTGGAGATCTGGCCTCCGAGCTGGAGAAAGCTGAAAACCTGCATGCTGACGCCCAGGAG GCGTCTTTGGGAGCGGGTGGAGCTTACAACAACGCCAGGCTGGTCAGCGAGGAAGTGCAGAAAACTCTGCGAGAGGTCCAGGGTCTGCTGGCTAAAACCA ACCAGTCCAGTGCTGTGGATTTAAAGAAGGTGAAGCAGCTGGAGGACTCATTGGCTGGTGCTAAGAAGGCTGTGGAGGGCAATCTGAGCCCCCGACTCAGAAACATGGAGGAGCAGGAGGCCGCGCACATGCGCCAGCTCAACTCGATCAACCGCGACATCGACACCATCCTGGCAGACATCGCTAACCTCAGGGAGATCCTGGCATCCATCCCCAACGGCTGCTACAACAGCCCACCCATCGAGGAGGCCTAA